A section of the Sporosarcina sp. ANT_H38 genome encodes:
- a CDS encoding B3/4 domain-containing protein, with translation MIIEMDMKLLGTIPGLKLGINHYTKITVSESPQMLKGKLQLFQEQLFFELENKSVTEFPGINEWRTVWKALGADPNRYRHSTEALMRRIKKNNYIDPFHNAVDLNNFFSLQHQIPIGIYDFEKIVGDVLVTSGMDEDGYEGLNGRFNSLQNILLLKDDYSPFGSPYVDSIRTAVTEDTTEALHIYFLRPSMDAAEAFKLTTACGNMFTSLSGGDVRSYVLHEGQTSITVD, from the coding sequence TTGATTATCGAAATGGATATGAAGCTGTTAGGTACCATACCCGGATTAAAATTGGGCATTAACCATTATACCAAAATTACAGTGTCAGAATCGCCTCAAATGCTAAAAGGAAAATTACAATTATTCCAAGAGCAGCTTTTCTTTGAACTGGAGAACAAATCTGTCACCGAATTCCCCGGCATTAACGAATGGCGCACTGTATGGAAAGCACTTGGCGCAGACCCTAATCGATACCGTCATTCTACAGAAGCACTTATGCGGCGGATTAAGAAGAACAACTACATCGATCCATTCCACAATGCTGTCGACTTGAACAACTTCTTTTCCTTACAACACCAAATCCCAATAGGTATTTACGATTTCGAAAAAATTGTCGGCGATGTTTTGGTAACTTCAGGCATGGATGAGGATGGATACGAGGGATTGAACGGCCGTTTTAATTCATTACAGAACATTCTACTGCTAAAAGATGATTATAGCCCATTTGGCAGTCCATATGTCGACTCTATTCGCACCGCCGTAACAGAAGATACGACCGAAGCGTTGCATATCTACTTTTTACGTCCATCCATGGATGCTGCTGAAGCGTTTAAACTGACAACAGCATGCGGAAATATGTTCACTAGTCTTAGCGGCGGAGACGTCCGTTCTTATGTTTTGCACGAAGGACAAACTTCTATTACAGTAGACTGA
- the trmL gene encoding tRNA (uridine(34)/cytosine(34)/5-carboxymethylaminomethyluridine(34)-2'-O)-methyltransferase TrmL gives MAIHVALFEPQIPANTGNIARTCAGTGTKLHLVKPLGFSTDDKMLKRAGLDYWEHVDITYHEGIRELFAANPEAVFYFLTKHGERTHTAFDYSDVSTDIFFVFGKETTGLPDDVLQENKERCLRIPMNENIRSLNLSNTAAILIYEALRQQSYPGIN, from the coding sequence ATGGCCATACATGTAGCGTTATTTGAACCACAAATCCCAGCAAATACAGGGAACATTGCGCGAACATGCGCAGGAACAGGAACGAAACTTCATCTTGTGAAACCACTTGGGTTTTCGACGGATGACAAGATGTTGAAACGTGCGGGGCTCGATTACTGGGAGCATGTTGACATTACCTATCATGAAGGAATTCGAGAGCTATTTGCGGCGAATCCTGAAGCGGTATTTTACTTTTTAACGAAGCATGGTGAAAGGACTCATACAGCATTCGATTATTCTGATGTTTCTACGGATATATTTTTCGTCTTTGGTAAAGAGACGACCGGTCTCCCTGATGACGTTTTACAAGAGAATAAAGAACGGTGTTTGAGAATCCCAATGAACGAAAACATACGGTCACTTAATTTGTCGAACACTGCCGCTATTCTTATATATGAAGCGCTCAGACAGCAATCCTATCCGGGAATAAATTAA
- a CDS encoding aldo/keto reductase: MSKLFKGTIELANGVKMPQLGLGVYKMIDPEQTVEAITYAIETGYRAIDTAAIYENESETGEAVRHSGVSREELFITSKVWNTDQGYDATLRAFENSLEKLGLDYLDLYLTHWPVSDKYVDTYKAIERLYDEKLIRTIGVSNHHAYHLEKIFVKANVAPMVNQIELHPYLTQEPLRAFCKENGIAVTSWSPLARGKLFAERTLLQIGERYGKTPAQVIIRWHLQNNLIVIPKSVTPERIRENSEVADFELLSEEMNLINSLNRDERTGTNPDMY; the protein is encoded by the coding sequence ATGTCAAAACTATTTAAGGGAACAATTGAACTTGCAAATGGTGTGAAAATGCCACAATTAGGTCTCGGTGTCTACAAAATGATAGATCCCGAGCAAACAGTCGAAGCAATTACATATGCAATAGAAACTGGGTACCGTGCAATTGATACAGCAGCCATTTATGAGAATGAAAGCGAAACAGGCGAAGCGGTTCGTCATTCCGGTGTTTCGAGGGAAGAGTTGTTCATCACATCGAAGGTTTGGAATACCGATCAAGGCTATGATGCGACGCTTAGGGCATTCGAAAATTCATTGGAGAAACTTGGCTTAGATTATTTGGATCTATATTTGACACATTGGCCTGTATCAGATAAATATGTCGACACTTACAAAGCGATCGAACGACTATATGATGAAAAACTGATTCGTACCATAGGCGTCTCCAATCATCATGCCTATCATCTAGAGAAAATCTTTGTTAAAGCGAATGTAGCGCCGATGGTGAACCAGATTGAACTCCACCCGTATCTAACGCAGGAACCGTTGCGCGCGTTTTGCAAGGAGAACGGCATTGCAGTGACATCTTGGTCGCCGCTTGCACGTGGGAAACTATTTGCAGAACGGACACTTCTTCAAATCGGTGAGCGATACGGTAAAACACCTGCACAAGTAATTATCCGTTGGCATTTACAAAACAATCTTATTGTCATTCCAAAATCAGTGACTCCTGAACGAATTCGGGAAAATAGTGAAGTAGCCGATTTTGAACTATTATCTGAAGAGATGAACTTGATTAATTCGCTTAATAGAGATGAACGAACGGGAACAAATCCGGATATGTATTAA
- a CDS encoding NCS2 family permease, with product MFHLKKNNTTAKTEILAGMTTFLTMAYIVIVNPIILADAGVPFEQVFIATIIAAVVGTLWMALFANYPIAIAPGMGLNAYFTSVVLASDGQLDYMTAFSAVFIAGLLFVLLSLTSFREKLIESIPESLKLGITAGIGLFIAFIGLRLSGIVAPHESNLVKLGDLTSPPVLLALFGLLVTVILMTLNVYGSIFIGMILTGIIATVTGQLKFEGALWKLPQLPEGILVWNPITAFGDVISHGLYGVVFAFLIVTLFDTTGTMIGVAKQAGLMKGNKLPRARQALLADSVATVFGSMFGTSPTSAYVESSSGVAVGGRTGLTTLTVAILFIGAAFFGPLVSTLSSVSAITAPALIIVGSLMIGVVKDIDWDSFDEAFPAFLVILTMPLTSSIATGIALGFITYPLLKVVKGKGKQVPILLYIFAVLFTYQLFFLPH from the coding sequence TTGTTTCATTTAAAAAAGAATAATACTACTGCAAAAACTGAAATATTAGCCGGAATGACTACTTTTTTGACAATGGCATATATCGTAATCGTCAATCCGATTATTCTTGCTGATGCAGGTGTACCATTCGAGCAAGTTTTCATTGCAACAATTATCGCTGCTGTCGTTGGTACACTTTGGATGGCACTCTTCGCTAACTATCCAATTGCTATTGCGCCTGGGATGGGATTGAATGCCTATTTCACATCGGTTGTTCTCGCTTCTGACGGACAACTCGATTACATGACCGCTTTTTCTGCAGTATTTATAGCTGGACTATTATTCGTACTATTGTCCTTGACATCTTTCCGTGAAAAATTAATCGAATCTATTCCTGAAAGTTTAAAACTTGGAATTACTGCAGGAATAGGATTATTCATCGCTTTTATAGGTTTGCGCCTATCAGGAATTGTTGCTCCTCACGAATCAAATCTAGTTAAGCTTGGCGATCTCACTTCTCCACCTGTTTTGCTAGCATTATTCGGTCTTTTAGTAACGGTAATCCTTATGACACTGAATGTCTACGGCTCGATTTTTATCGGAATGATACTGACTGGGATTATCGCAACAGTTACAGGTCAGCTCAAATTTGAAGGTGCCTTATGGAAACTGCCTCAATTGCCGGAAGGTATTCTTGTTTGGAATCCCATTACTGCATTTGGTGATGTCATTTCGCATGGTTTGTATGGCGTTGTCTTTGCATTCCTTATTGTTACCCTCTTCGATACGACCGGTACGATGATTGGGGTCGCGAAACAGGCTGGACTGATGAAAGGCAATAAGCTACCACGTGCACGTCAAGCATTGCTTGCAGATTCCGTTGCAACGGTCTTCGGATCCATGTTTGGAACGAGTCCAACATCAGCGTACGTCGAATCTTCATCCGGTGTTGCTGTAGGTGGCAGGACAGGATTGACGACGCTGACTGTTGCTATTCTCTTTATTGGTGCAGCATTTTTCGGTCCGCTTGTCAGTACGTTGTCCAGTGTCTCTGCCATTACCGCTCCTGCTTTAATCATCGTCGGAAGCTTGATGATTGGCGTTGTCAAAGATATTGATTGGGATTCGTTTGATGAAGCATTCCCAGCCTTTCTTGTCATCTTGACAATGCCACTCACATCTAGCATTGCGACAGGAATCGCACTAGGTTTCATCACTTATCCATTATTAAAAGTTGTGAAAGGGAAAGGAAAACAAGTTCCTATCCTGCTCTATATTTTCGCAGTACTGTTCACCTACCAACTATTCTTTTTACCACATTAA
- the queG gene encoding tRNA epoxyqueuosine(34) reductase QueG: MNAVQLQQSVRNYAESIGIDKIGFTTAAPFRELKNRLKRQQELGYQSGFEEKDLDKRTEPALLLDQAESIIAIAVAYPSKMADSPRGKKGERRGIFCRASWGTDYHTVLREKLRLLEEFILEHAPAAKVRSMVDTGELVDRAVAERAGIGWSAKNCSIITPEFGSYVYLGEMITNIPFAPDVPMEDECGDCTLCLDVCPTGALIQGGQLNAQRCIAFLTQSKMPIPEEFRTEFGNRVYGCDTCQTVCPKNKGKHNLHQQAFQPEPELAKPLLQPILRLSNREFKEIFGHVSGSWRGKNPIQRNAIIALAHFKDESAVPELISMLKNDPRPVIRGTIAWALSRIGLEEGYIAIMEALVIEEDPEVRAELTKASDNWKEKV, encoded by the coding sequence GTGAATGCTGTTCAATTGCAACAGTCAGTGAGGAACTATGCGGAGTCAATCGGCATCGACAAAATTGGTTTTACAACAGCTGCGCCATTTCGTGAGTTGAAAAACCGCTTAAAGCGGCAGCAAGAACTTGGCTATCAGTCGGGTTTCGAAGAAAAAGATTTAGATAAACGGACAGAACCTGCCTTATTGCTTGATCAAGCGGAAAGTATTATTGCAATTGCTGTAGCCTATCCGTCCAAAATGGCAGATTCTCCTAGGGGGAAAAAAGGTGAGCGGCGGGGGATTTTTTGTCGTGCATCCTGGGGAACAGATTATCATACGGTCCTTCGTGAGAAACTGAGACTGCTTGAAGAATTTATACTGGAACATGCACCTGCGGCAAAAGTTCGCTCAATGGTCGATACGGGGGAGCTTGTAGACCGCGCTGTTGCAGAACGGGCAGGCATCGGTTGGTCGGCAAAAAACTGTTCAATCATTACGCCAGAATTCGGTTCGTATGTTTACCTCGGTGAAATGATTACTAATATCCCATTTGCTCCAGATGTTCCCATGGAGGATGAATGTGGGGATTGCACACTTTGTCTTGACGTATGTCCAACAGGGGCTTTGATACAAGGAGGGCAATTAAATGCGCAGCGTTGTATTGCTTTTCTAACACAGTCGAAAATGCCAATCCCAGAAGAATTTCGTACGGAGTTTGGTAATCGGGTATACGGGTGCGATACATGTCAAACGGTGTGCCCTAAAAATAAAGGAAAGCATAATTTGCATCAGCAAGCTTTCCAACCGGAACCTGAATTGGCTAAGCCGCTTCTTCAACCGATTCTTAGGTTGTCAAATCGCGAATTCAAAGAGATATTTGGACATGTATCAGGATCATGGCGCGGAAAAAATCCGATTCAGCGAAATGCAATTATTGCACTCGCACATTTCAAGGATGAGTCTGCTGTACCTGAATTGATCAGCATGTTAAAAAACGATCCTAGGCCTGTCATTCGTGGTACGATTGCATGGGCACTTAGTCGAATCGGTTTGGAAGAAGGCTATATAGCTATTATGGAAGCGTTAGTGATAGAGGAAGATCCGGAGGTACGTGCTGAATTAACAAAGGCATCGGATAACTGGAAAGAAAAAGTTTAA